The DNA segment GGCCGAAGAGCGCCGCTTCGGATGCGGTCGCACTGACGCGGGGCTGCCAGCCGGCGCGGCCGCGGGAAACGTGATCGAGGGTGGCGATCGCCTTCGAGACGTGGAACGGCTCGGTGTGGGTGACCGTCGCGACGGGAATGAGACCGATGTGCCGGGTGGCGGGCGCGATGCGGGCCGCCACCATAACCGCGTCGGCGCGGGCGACGCGGGTCGGCGCCAGGGAGTCGTCGATAGTGAGGAAGTCGAGCAGGCCGCGTTCCGCCGTGGCGGCGAGGTCGGCCCAGTAACGGCCGCTGGTGACCGGCGGCAGTTCGGGAGTTCGGCGCCAGGCGTGCGGGTCCCAGCCGTATCCGTCGAGCGCGACGCCGACATGCGGCGGGGCCGTCACGGCAGGGCTTTCGCGAACGCCACCGGGTACACCTCGCCGTCGGCGGGCAGGGGCTCGGCGAGACGGTGGTAGCCGGTCGCGAGGTAGAGGGCTTCGGCCTCGGGCTGGCGGTCACCGGTCGTCAGATAGATCCTGCGGTAGCCGCGCGCGGCGATCTCTGTCTCCAGTGCGGCCAGCAGTGCACGGGCGAACCCGCGACGACGATGCGCGCTGTCGGTCCAGATGCGCTTCAGCTCGGCGGTGGTGGCGTCGAAGCGGCGAAAGGCGCCGCCGGTTACCGGTGTGTCGCCCAGCAGACCGACGAGCATGGCGCCGTCCGGCGGGGCGAACTCCTGGGCGGGGTAGCGGCGCAGCCAGGCCGCGACCGCCTCGGCCCGCCCGTCGTACCGGTCGGCGTATTCGACGGCGAGTTCGTCGAGCAGCGGTTGAGCCAGTGGGTCCCGTTGGTCCACGGCCACGAATCGCAGGTCATCGGTCACCGGCACAATCATCACCTCACTTTCCAACGCCGCAGGCCGGGACGCATTCCGTCGACGGGGTTCGGCTCAGCGCGATCGAAAATAGCGGCAGGTCGCCTGAGAACTCACCCTCTTCCGATCAAAACTTGACACCTGTAAAGTTCCGCGACATGGACAACATCAGGGGCAAGACCATCGCGATCACCGGCGCCGCTCGCGGTATCGGTTATGCCACCGCCAAGGCACTTCTGGCTCGCGGCGCCCGGGTCGTCATCGGCGATCGTGACGTGGCGCTGCAGGAGTCGGCGGTCGCCCAGCTCACGAAGCTCGGCCCGGTGTCGGGATATCCGCTCGACGTCACCGACCGCGAATCGTTCGCGACCTTCCTGGACAAGGCCCGTACCGACGGCGGCGGGCACATCGACGTGCTGATCAACAACGCGGGTGTGATGCCGATCGGGCCGTTCCTGTCGCAGTCCGAGCAGGCGATCCGGTCGTCGATCGAGGTCAACCTCTACGGTGTGATCGCCGGCTGCCAGCTGGCGTTGCCCGACATGATCGCGCGGCGCCGCGGCCACATCATCAACATCGCATCGTTGTCCGGGGTCATCCCGGTTCCGGGTCAGGTGGTGTACGTCGGAGCCAAGTTCGGGGTGGTCGGACTGTCCGCGGCACTGGCCGACGAGGTGGCACCGCACGGTGTGCACGTATCAGTGGTCATGCCGCCGTTCACCCGGACCGAACTGATCTCCGGCACGAAGGAGACGGTCGGCACGAAACCCGTTGAGCCCGAAGACATCGCGGCAGCCATCGTCAAGACGCTGAACAAGCCGAAGACGCATGTGTCGGTGCCGCCGTTCCTGCGCTTCACCGCCCAGGCCTCGCAGCTCCTCGGACCGCGCGGGCGGCGGTGGATGAACAAGAAGCTCGGCCTGGACGACGTGTTCCTGGAGTTCGACACCGCCAAGCGCAAGAGCTACGAGGATCGGGCGCAGACGGCGCTGGGTGTGGTCGAAGGCGGTGACAAGGGCTAGCGGCGACGGCCCTACTCGAAGTCCGGGACCGGGTCCCCCGCGCGGTAGCGCTCGATCGCCTCGAGGTGTTCGAGCAGCGCCTCGGCCGAGAACACGTAGTCGATCCCGTCGGCACCCGCACCGACGAAGATGACGTGCCACTCCTCCTCGGTGGTCAACCAGATCCGTGTCACCGTCTCGATGGCCTCGTCGTCGGTCGAGATACCCGACGGTGGGAAGTACCACGTGACCATCTCGTCGTTCGAGTTCTCGAGGTCGAATTCCCAACCGCGCGAGGTGATCACCTCGTCGACGACGAGGCTGTCGTCGGCGACGTCCGGGTTCCAGCGCGGACCCCGGGCGGCGAGACGCTTCTTCCGGCGCGCCTTCTTGGCGTCAGAGCGCTTCGACACTCAGCCCAGCGCCCGGTCGAGATCGGTGATCAGGTCGTCGGTGCCCTCCAGCCCCACCGAAACCCGCACTACGCCGTCACCCAGTCCGATCGCCGCGCGACCCTCGGGCCCCATCGCCCGGTGCGTCGTCGTGGCGGGATGGGTGATCAGCGACTTGGCGTCGCCCAGGTTGTTCGAGATGTCGATGACCTGCAGCTTGTCGAGCACCTCGAACGCCCGCTCCTTGCCTCCGGCCAGTTCGAAGGTGACGACGGTGCCGCCGCCCCGCATCTGCCGCTTGGCCAGGTCGTACTGCGGATGCGACTCCAGGAACGGGTACTTCACCCAGCTCACCGACGAATGGCCCTCGAGGAACTCCGCGATCCGCTGCGCCGAGCGGTTCGAGTAGTCGACCCGCACCGCCAATGTCTCCAGCCCCTTCAGCAGCGTCCACGCGTTGAACGCGCTGATCGCCGGACCGGTGTGGCGCATCAGCTTCTGCACCGGCCCGTCGATGTACTCCTGCGAGCCGAGGATCGCCCCGCCGAGGACACGGCCCTGACCGTCGATGTGTTTGGTGCCCGAATACACGACGACGTCCGCGCCCAACGGCATGCCCTGCTGCAGCAGCGGCGTCGCGAACACGTTGTCCAGCACCACTTTTGCGCCCGCGGCGTGGGCCATTTCGCAGACCGCGGCGATGTCGACCAGCGACTGCATCGGATTCGACGGCGTCTCGAAGAACACCGCCTGCGTCGGGACCGACAGCGCCTCTTCCCACTGCGCGAGGTCGTCGCCGTCGACGAACACGGTCTCCACACCCCACCGCGGCAGGATCTCGTTGCACACCACGAAGCACGACCCGAACAGGCTGCGGGCCGCCACCAACCGGTCCCCCGCACCGAGCAGCGCACCCAGCGACGTGAACACCGCCGCCATCCCGGTCGCGGTCGCGAAACAGGCCGGCGCGTCCTCGATCAGGCGCAGCCGCTCCTCGAACATCGAGATCGTCGGGTTGCCGTAGCGCGAGTAGACATACCGGTCGATCTCACCGGTGAACGCCTTCTCCGCCTCGGCGGCCGACGCGTACACGTACCCCGAGGTGAGGTACATCGCCTCGGCGGTCTCCTCGAAGCCCGAACGCAGCAGTCCGCCGCGCACACCGAGAGTGGCCTGGCTGACCCCGTCAGGCAGTTCGGCGGGCTTACGTACCGAGGGAACCTCGCTCATGACTGCCGCCAGGGCAGACCGACGGCCTTCCAGCCGGTGCGGCCACGGTGCTTCTGCTCGTCGAGGTCACCCTCGAAACCGTCGAGAATGTTGTACGACGGTCCGATCCCCGCCGCGGTGGCGGCTTCGGCGGCGCCGATCGAACGGTTGCCGGAGCGGCACAGGAACACCACGGGGCGCTCGCCGGGCGTGATGCCCGCAGCCTGCAGATCGTCGACGAAACCCGGGTTGCGGGTGCCGTCGGTCCGGTTCCACTCGATGAACACCACGTCGCGGGACAGCGCCGACAGATCGGGCACCCCGACGAACCGCCACTCGGCGTCGGTCCGACAGTCCACCAGCACCGCATCGGGGTTGTCGTCGAGTAGCTGCCAGGCCTCCTCCGGCGTGATGTCTCCCGCATAGCTCACGGCCGTGAGTGTCCCACACCTAGTCAGAACGGGTCGAACACACCTTCCACGCCCCGTCCTCCCGGACGAACGTCGTCGGCACCTGGAACTTGTCGTCCTCGGACCTGTCGAAGTGGTAGGTGACGGTGGCGGTGGCGCGGTCGCCTTCGACCGCGACCCCGGTCACGCCGTCGATGAACCTGGCGCCCTGCTCGGCTACGGAATTGCGTTGCCGCTCAAGCACATCGCTCTCGTTGCCCTGTTCGGCACGGCACGTGTTGGCGCGGAAATCGTCGTAGTCCTCACGCTGCAGGGCGTCGTTCTGCGCCGCAGCGGCCCGGCCGATCTGCTGTTCGTCGGTGAGCTCGTCGCCCTCGAACGCGTTGACCAGCCAGATACCGATCACGACGAGGACAATGATGACCAGCGCCGCCATGAACGGGGCGGCGGTCGGCCGGTCGCTCGGGCGGCCCGTATCCGGATCGGATTCAGCGGACATCGCTCACCACAGCTTCCGCAGCGCGGCGCCCACCCGACGGGCCCGGTCCCGGGCGATGATCACATCCGGCGCGGTGGCCAGCGCGACCCCGAGCCTGCGGCGGCCGTCGGTCTCGTCCGGTCGGCCGAACAACCACACGTCGCTCTCCTGGGTGGCCAGCGCTTCGGCCACCACCGCGGCGATCTCCGAACCCGACGGTTCGGCCACCGGCGCCTCGGTGCCCGCGTAGCGGACCTCGGCCGCACCGGGCGAGATCATGATCGTGTCGACCGCCAGGCCCAGTATCGCCCGCGCATGCAGTTCGAACTGCGACAGCCGCTGGGACCGAAGCGTCACCAGACCCGTGTCCTGCGGCCGGGCCCGCACGTCGGAGAAGTACACCTCGTCGCCGCGGACCAGCAGTTCGACCGCGAACAGCCCGCGCCCGCCGAGCGAGTTCACGATGCGCGCGGCGATCGACTTCGCGGCGTCCAGCGCCGCGGGCGTCATCTGCTGCGGCTGCCAGGACTCCAGCGCCTCACCGTCGCCGGGACGGTGGCCGATCGGTTCGCAGAAGGTCAGCGTCGGACCCGTCGCGCTGATGCTGCGCACGGTCAGCAGCGTCACCTCGTAGTCGACCTCGACGACGGTCTCGGCCATCACGCGGTTGTGGGTGATGCGGCCCGCGGCGATCGCGCGCTTCCATGCCGGTTCGACATCCTCGACCCGCAGCAGTACCGACTGGCCCTCACCCGGTGCGCCGGAGATCGGTTTGACGACGAGCGGGAAGCCCGCGTGCTGGGCGACCGCGCCCAATTCGTCCGCCGAACCGGCGAACCAGAACGGCGCGGTCGGCAGGCCCAGTTCGTCGGACGCCAACCGGCGCAGCCCTTCGCGGTCCTGCCCCAGCCGGGTGCTGCGCGGGGTCGGGAACACGTCGACGTCACTGCGTTCGGCCACCGCGATCAACGCGTCCGCGGCGATGGCACCGGACTGCGCGACGACGTAGCGCGGCTTCTCACGGTCGATCAGCGCGGTGAGCGCCTCGGCGTCGGTCAGCCGCACCACGGCCGAGCGGTCGGCCACCCCGTGTGCGGGTGCGTCGGCGTACCGGTCGACCGCCACCACGACCGCACCGAGTCGCTGGAAGGCGAGCGCGAGTTCCCGACTGAGCTCGCCCGCGCCCAGGAGCAGCACCGTGCTCCTCGGTGCGGCTGCGGCCGGCGGAGCCTGCGGCACCACCGGTTCCGGGGCGGTGGACGCGGCCGCCACCGTCACGCCCGGGTCGGTGTCGGTGGTGTCGGTGTCGGTTGGTTCAGTCATCGCTCGCCAGCCTGCCAGATGCTCAACCCACCCGGAGGTCGATGTAGCACCACCGCCACGACTCCCCCGGTTCGGCCGAACGCATGACGGGGTGACCGCTGCGGCGGAAGTGCTCGGTGGCGTGTTGATGCGGGCTGGAATCACAGCAGCCGACGTGCCCGCACGTCATGCACATGCGCAGGTGCGCCCAGGTGACCTCGCCCAGTTCGGCGCAGCCTTCGCAGGAGCTGGGAGTGTTCGGCGACGGGTCGGCGTTGAGGGTGGCCAGGTGCTCACACGTCGGCGGTGCGCCCGTATCCTGCGCCCGCCGGGTGGCTCGACCTGCTCTGCTGCGCATGGTGGTCGAGGATACGGACGCTGCGAGAAGTTCCAGAGAGGAAGGCTGCCGACGTGACTGCCTCACTGCTGGCGGTGCTGGTCGCCGCGCTGCTGCTGGCCGCGGTGGCCCGCCGCGCCGACGTGTCGGCCCCGCTGGCGCTGGTCGTCGCCGGTCTGGCCGCGGGTCTGATCCCCGGGGTGCCCGACATCCAGCTCGATCCGGACCTCGTGCTGTACGTGGTGCTGCCGCCGCTGCTGTGGTCGGCCGGGCTGGAGAGCAGCTATGTGGCGCTGCGGCGCAACGTGCGCTCGATCGGGATGCTGGCCGTCGGGTTGCCGCTGGCGACGACGTTCGCGGTCGGGGTGGTGGCGTACTGGGCGGTGCCCGAACTCACGGTTGCGGCGGCGTTGACACTCGGCGCGATCGTGGCGCCGCCGGACGCGGTGTCGGCGACCGCCGTCGGGCGCAGGCTGGGGTTGCCGCGCCGGCTGATGACGCTGCTCGGCGGCGAGAGCCTGCTCAACGACGCCACGGCGCTGACCGCCTACAAGGTGGCGCTGGGCCTGGCGATCGGCGGCAGCGCGAGCTGGACCGGCGGCCTGAGCACGTTCGCGCTGGCGGCCGTCGGTGGCGTGGCGGTCGGCGGTGTGCTCGGTGCGGCGATCGTCTACGTGCGGTCGCGGCTGAGCGATCCGCTGGCCGAGAGCGCGCTGGGCCTGGTCGCGCCGTTCGGGATCTACCTGCTCGCCGAGGAGGTGCACGGCTCCGGAGTGCTCGCGGTCGTCGTGGCCGCGCTGATCCTCGGGCAGCACTCCACGAACGCCAGCTACGCGACGCGGCTGCAGGACTCCGCGGTGTGGCGGGCCGTCCAGCTCCTGCTGGAGTCGTTTGCGTTCCTGCTCATCGGACTGCAGCTGCCGAAGGTGGTCGAGGAGCTCGCCGGGATCTCGGCGGCCGTGCTGACCGTCGCCTCGCTGGCGGTGCTCGCGACGGTCATCGCGGTGCGGATCGTGTGGGTGTACCTGTTCGCCTACATGCCGCGGACGCTGTCGAGCACCCTGCGTGACCGGGAGCCCCCGCCGCGTCCGGCGCAGGTGTTCGTGGTCGCGTGGGCCGGGATGCGCGGCGTGGTGTCGCTGGCCGCGGCGTTCGCGGTGCCGGCGACCACGCTGACCGGTGCCCAGTTCCCCGGCCGGCCGCAGCTGGTGTTCCTGACCTTCGTCGTCGTGGTCGGCACCCTGCTGCTGCACGGGCTGACGCTGCCGTGGCTGATCAAGCGGCTCGGCGTCCAGGGCGACGAGGCCCACACCGATGCGGTCGCCGCGGCCGCCGCCCAGGACAAGGCGGCCCGGGCGGCGGCCGCGCGCCTCGACGACATCCTCGACCAGCAGCGCGCCGACGGCACCATCGACGACGTGCACGAACGCGCGGCCGAGATCCTGCGCGCATGGAACACCCGGCGCCGCAACTCCGCGTGGGAACAACTCGGCCGCGACGAGGCGGACATCGGCGAGAGTCCGGCGGCAGCGTTCCGCCGGCTGCGCCTGGAGATGCTGGCCGCCGAACGGGCGACGCTGATCGCCGAACGCGACAGCGGCCACATCGACGACGAGGTGTTGCGCTCGGTGCTCTACGGCCTCGACCTGGAGGAGGCGACACTCAATCGGCGATAGCCCGACCGGGGGCTAGTCGTCGAGGTCGCGCCGGAACGCCGACATGGCGTCGAGCAGCGTCACGAACGTGCGGTGCGCCGCGGCCACGTCGTCGTCGGGGATCCCCGCCATCGCCCGGGTGGTGTGTTCGGCCAGCGGCGCGAAGAACTCGCTCGCCACGCCGCGTCCGGGTTCGGCGACCCGCAGGATGACCTTGCGCCGGTCAGCGGGGTCGGAGTCGCGCCGCAGATGCCCGGAGGCGATCATCCGCTCCACGAGGTAGGTGATCGCCGCACCGGACACGCCCATCTTCTTGCGCAGGTCGCCCGCGGTCAGCGGAGTGCCCGCCGTCTCGGCCACGATGATGTGCAGCAGTGCGCGAAAGTCGTTCGGCGCCAACGAATGACGCGCTGCGAAGGCGCGGCCGATCTGTTCGGACTCGGCCGACAGGGCGCGCATGTCCGCGGCGATCAGCGCTTCGAGCTCGGCGCGGTCGGCGTCAGCCATCCGATGAGGATAGTTCCGGCGAAGATGTTCAGTTTCTGAAATATCGGGAATATCAGGTGGCATGGCGGGTCGTTTCTCCTGGGTCGTGGCATTGCTGGTGGTTCTCGTGTCCGGTGGGCTCATGGGCGTCCTCGGCGGCGGTGAGTCGAGTTCGCAGTCGCCGGTGTCCGTGCCGTCGGATGCCGAATCGGCGAAGGTCAACGCGTTGCGCACCGAATTCCCGGGCGGCGATCAGGCCCCGGCGATACTCGTCGTCACCCGCGATGACGGCGCACCGCTGTCCCCCGCCGACGTCGCCGCCACCGAGGCCGCCCGCCACCGCATGCTGGGCGCGGCCCAGAGCGCCCCGTCGGGACCTCCGGTGCTGGTGTCCGACGACGACAAGGCGGCCGTCGCCACCGTGCCGCTGGCTGCCGACCTGTCGGGATTCGGGCTCAACGATGCGGTCAAGGGACTCCGCGAAGCCGCCGCCGACGGACTGCCTTCCGACCTGAAAGCCGAGGTGACCGGCGGTCCGGCGTTCGGCGCGGACATCGCCGACTCGTTCTCCGGCGCCAACTTCACGCTCCTGGCGGTGACGGCCGCCGTGGTGGCGCTGCTGCTGATCGTCACCTACCGCTCACCGGTGCTGTTCCTGGTCCCGCTGGCGGTGATCGGATTCGCCGACCGGGTGGCCGCCGTGGTGGGCACCGCGATCGCCGAGGGGGTCGGCATGACGCCCGACGGATCCACCTCCGGCATCACCAGCGTGCTGGTGTTCGGCGCGGGCACGAATTACGCCCTGCTGCTGATCTCCCGGTACCGCGAGGAGCTCGGCCGCAACGGCAATCACAAGGAGGCGCTGGCGGTGGCGGTCCGCGCCGCCGGTCCGGCGATCCTGGCCAGCAACGCCACGGTGGTGCTCGCGCTGCTGACCCTGGTGTTCGCGTCGGCGCCGAGCACCCGCAGCCTGGGCGTGCAGGCCGCCTCGGGGCTGGTCGTCGCGGCCGTGTTCGTTCTGCTGGTACTGCCCGCGCTGCTGCGCGTGTTCGGCAAGAGACTGTTCTGGCCGCTCATCCCCAAGGAGGGCGCTGCGCCGCTGACCGACAGCGGGCTGTGGCACCGCATCGCCGCGGCGGTGGCCAAGCGCCCGGTTCGCGTCGCCGTGGTGTCGATCGGCGCGCTCGCCGTGCTGTGCACCGGGCTGTTCTTCACCCCGATCGGGCTGACGCAGACCGAACAGTTCCGCGTACAGGCCGAGTCCGTGACGGGATACGAAACGCTCGCCGACCACTTCCCCAGCGGGCTGACCGATCCCACCCGCGTCATCGGCCCGTCGAACAAGGCCGGCGAGATCCAACGCGCGATCGACGACACCGACGGTGTGGTCTCGGCGAATCCCGCGGGCACCTCGCCGTCCGGGCTGACGCAGTGGTCGGTGGTGCTGTCGGCCGAACCGGCGTCGGAGGAGGCGTTCTCGACCGTCGACACGCTTCGCGACCACGTGCGGGCCGTGGACTCCGCGGCGCTGGTCGGCGGCTCCGACGCGCAGGCCCGCGACATCAGCACCGCCGCCACCCGTGACCGCATGGTCGTGATTCCGACGATCCTCGCCGTGGTGCTGGTGGTGCTCTATGTGCTGCTTCGGTCGGCGCTGGCCCCGCTGATCCTGGTCGGGGTGACGGTGCTCAGCGCGCTTGCGGCGCTCGGGCTCGGCGGCTGGGCCAGTGTGCACCTGTTCGGCTTCCCGGCTCTGGACAACTCGACGCCCCTGTTCGCGTTCCTGTTCCTGGTGGCGCTCGGTGTGGACTACACGATCTTCCTGGTCACCAGGGCCCGCGAGGAGACGCCGGAGTTCGGCACCCGCCAGGGCATCGTGCGCGCGGTCTCGGCGACCGGCGCCGTCATCACCAGCGCGGGCATCGTGCTGGCCGCGGTGTTCTGCGTCCTCGGCGTGCTGCCGCTGATCGTGCTCACCCAGCTCGGCATCATCGTCGGCCTCGGCATCCTGCTCGACACGTTCCTGGTGCGCACGGTGATCATCCCCGCCCTGTTCACGCTCATCGGGCCGAGGATCTGGTGGCCGGCTCTGCGCGCGAAGCCGTGAACGCGGCGCGGCACGCGTACGTTCGGTAGGTATGACCGGGACGACTGGCACATCGGCGGCTCCTGCACTCCCGCCGCTGCACATGCGGCGCAACGGCTTCGACCCGACCGCCGAACTGCGCGACATCCGCGAATCCACCGGCGTGCGCGTCACCAAGAACGCGTTCGGGATGGACATCTACCTGGTGACCCGCCATGAGGACGTCAAATCGGTGCTCGCCGATCACGAGCGGTTCTCCAACACCCGCCCACCCGGCTTCGTCGGCGCGGGCGCACCGATCTCCGACGCCGAGCAGGCCAGGGCGCAGGCGGGCAACCTGCTCGCCAACGATCCTCCCGAACACCAGCGGCTGCGCCGGATGCTCACCCCGGAGTTCACGCTGCGCCGCATCAACCGGCTGCAGCCGCGCATCGTCGCGATCGTCGACGAACACCTCGACGCGATGGAGAAGGCCGGTCCGCCAACCGATCTCGTGGCCGGCTTCGCGCTACCCATTCCGTCGCTGGTGATCTGCGAACTCCTCGGCGTGCCCTACGCCGATCGGGAGGACTTCCAGCGCCGCAGCGCCCGTCAGCTCGACCTGTCCCTACCCATTCCGGAACGGCTCGAGCTGGCCCGCGAGGCCCGCGACTACATGCACGCACTGGTGACCCGGGCCCGGCACACACCGGGCGACGACATCCTCGGAATGCTGGTGCGCGAACACGGCGACGAGTTGACCGACGACGAACTGGTCGGCATCGCGGGGCTGCTGCTGCTCGCCGGGCACGAGACCACCTCCAACATGCTCGGGCTCGGCGTGCTCGCGCTGCTGCGCCACCCCGAGCAGCTGGCCGCGGTGCGCGACGATCCGGCGGCGGTGGGTCCCGCGGTCGAGGAGCTGCTGCGGTGGCTGTCGATCGTGCACAGCGGGATCCCGCGCATCACCACCACCGACGTCGAGGTCGCCGGTGTGCCGATCGCCAAGGGGCAGCTGGTGTTCGTCTCGCTCCCGTCGGCCAACCGCGATCCCGGCTTCGTCGGCGCCCCGGACACCCTCGACATCCACCGCGGCGCACCAGGACACCTGGCGTTCGGCCACGGTGTGCACCACTGCCTCGGTGCGCCGCTCGCCCGGATGGAGATCCGGATCGCGCTCCCGGCGCTGCTGCGCCGGTTCCCGACGCTGGCGCTGGCCGAACCGTTCGAGGATGTCGAGTTCCGGTCGTTCCACTTCATTTACGGGCTACGGTCGTTGCTGGTGGGATGGTGAGGACGCGATGAAGATCGAAGCGGACCGCGACGCCTGCATCAGTGCGGGCAACTGCGTGATGAGCGCGCCGGAGGTGTTCGACCAGGACGACGACGGCATCGTGGTCCTGCTTGCCGATCCGGTGCCCGACGGCGAGCTGGAGAACGCCCGCGCCGCGGTCAGGCTGTGTCCGGCGTCGGCCCTGCGGGTCGCGTCGGAGTGAGCCGGCCGCCGAACAGCAGCACGCTGATCACCAGCACCCACGCCGGAAACGCCAGCGTCAGCCACATGCTCACCTCCGCGGCCGCCATGAGCGCCAGCGCCACCACGTAGGTCCCCCACGCGAGCGGCCGCGGCATCAGCCCCGTCCGCAGCCAGATCGTGGCCACCGAGATCATGAACACCGCCGCCATCCGCAGCGCGTAGGTCTTCGAAACCACAAGGGCCAGCGACTGTCCGAAGGCCATCGCGGCCGCACGGGTCGACGCGTCGAGGTGCGGTCCGATGCCCTCGAGCGCCGCGCCGATGCCGGCGGCGACGAACATCATCGCCAGGAACAGCAGCCCGCTGCCGAGGAACACGGTGGCGAAGAACTTGTCCTCGTAACGGCCGAAGCCGTCGCGGATCACCCCGATGAACCACAGGAAAGCGATGCCCGCGAACGGCATCAGCAGCGCAGCCACCCGCAACCGGTGCTCGCCGCCGTCGACCCACTGTGAACCGGGTTCGGCGCCCTCGGGCAGGGCGGTGCGGATGAGAATCAGTGCCGCACCGAACAACACCGCGAACACCACACCGGCCAGCGCCGCCGCGCGGGGAGTCGACAGCGCGCGGGGCGTCACGGCTGGCCGGGCAGCAGTCTGATCATCAGGCCGTTCGCCTCGGCCAACAG comes from the Mycolicibacterium litorale genome and includes:
- a CDS encoding GNAT family N-acetyltransferase — translated: MTDDLRFVAVDQRDPLAQPLLDELAVEYADRYDGRAEAVAAWLRRYPAQEFAPPDGAMLVGLLGDTPVTGGAFRRFDATTAELKRIWTDSAHRRRGFARALLAALETEIAARGYRRIYLTTGDRQPEAEALYLATGYHRLAEPLPADGEVYPVAFAKALP
- a CDS encoding SDR family oxidoreductase, with translation MDNIRGKTIAITGAARGIGYATAKALLARGARVVIGDRDVALQESAVAQLTKLGPVSGYPLDVTDRESFATFLDKARTDGGGHIDVLINNAGVMPIGPFLSQSEQAIRSSIEVNLYGVIAGCQLALPDMIARRRGHIINIASLSGVIPVPGQVVYVGAKFGVVGLSAALADEVAPHGVHVSVVMPPFTRTELISGTKETVGTKPVEPEDIAAAIVKTLNKPKTHVSVPPFLRFTAQASQLLGPRGRRWMNKKLGLDDVFLEFDTAKRKSYEDRAQTALGVVEGGDKG
- a CDS encoding O-succinylhomoserine sulfhydrylase, whose amino-acid sequence is MSEVPSVRKPAELPDGVSQATLGVRGGLLRSGFEETAEAMYLTSGYVYASAAEAEKAFTGEIDRYVYSRYGNPTISMFEERLRLIEDAPACFATATGMAAVFTSLGALLGAGDRLVAARSLFGSCFVVCNEILPRWGVETVFVDGDDLAQWEEALSVPTQAVFFETPSNPMQSLVDIAAVCEMAHAAGAKVVLDNVFATPLLQQGMPLGADVVVYSGTKHIDGQGRVLGGAILGSQEYIDGPVQKLMRHTGPAISAFNAWTLLKGLETLAVRVDYSNRSAQRIAEFLEGHSSVSWVKYPFLESHPQYDLAKRQMRGGGTVVTFELAGGKERAFEVLDKLQVIDISNNLGDAKSLITHPATTTHRAMGPEGRAAIGLGDGVVRVSVGLEGTDDLITDLDRALG
- a CDS encoding rhodanese-like domain-containing protein; its protein translation is MSYAGDITPEEAWQLLDDNPDAVLVDCRTDAEWRFVGVPDLSALSRDVVFIEWNRTDGTRNPGFVDDLQAAGITPGERPVVFLCRSGNRSIGAAEAATAAGIGPSYNILDGFEGDLDEQKHRGRTGWKAVGLPWRQS
- a CDS encoding Rv0361 family membrane protein — encoded protein: MSAESDPDTGRPSDRPTAAPFMAALVIIVLVVIGIWLVNAFEGDELTDEQQIGRAAAAQNDALQREDYDDFRANTCRAEQGNESDVLERQRNSVAEQGARFIDGVTGVAVEGDRATATVTYHFDRSEDDKFQVPTTFVREDGAWKVCSTRSD
- the purT gene encoding formate-dependent phosphoribosylglycinamide formyltransferase, translated to MTEPTDTDTTDTDPGVTVAAASTAPEPVVPQAPPAAAAPRSTVLLLGAGELSRELALAFQRLGAVVVAVDRYADAPAHGVADRSAVVRLTDAEALTALIDREKPRYVVAQSGAIAADALIAVAERSDVDVFPTPRSTRLGQDREGLRRLASDELGLPTAPFWFAGSADELGAVAQHAGFPLVVKPISGAPGEGQSVLLRVEDVEPAWKRAIAAGRITHNRVMAETVVEVDYEVTLLTVRSISATGPTLTFCEPIGHRPGDGEALESWQPQQMTPAALDAAKSIAARIVNSLGGRGLFAVELLVRGDEVYFSDVRARPQDTGLVTLRSQRLSQFELHARAILGLAVDTIMISPGAAEVRYAGTEAPVAEPSGSEIAAVVAEALATQESDVWLFGRPDETDGRRRLGVALATAPDVIIARDRARRVGAALRKLW
- a CDS encoding UBP-type zinc finger domain-containing protein, producing MRSRAGRATRRAQDTGAPPTCEHLATLNADPSPNTPSSCEGCAELGEVTWAHLRMCMTCGHVGCCDSSPHQHATEHFRRSGHPVMRSAEPGESWRWCYIDLRVG
- a CDS encoding Na+/H+ antiporter — translated: MTASLLAVLVAALLLAAVARRADVSAPLALVVAGLAAGLIPGVPDIQLDPDLVLYVVLPPLLWSAGLESSYVALRRNVRSIGMLAVGLPLATTFAVGVVAYWAVPELTVAAALTLGAIVAPPDAVSATAVGRRLGLPRRLMTLLGGESLLNDATALTAYKVALGLAIGGSASWTGGLSTFALAAVGGVAVGGVLGAAIVYVRSRLSDPLAESALGLVAPFGIYLLAEEVHGSGVLAVVVAALILGQHSTNASYATRLQDSAVWRAVQLLLESFAFLLIGLQLPKVVEELAGISAAVLTVASLAVLATVIAVRIVWVYLFAYMPRTLSSTLRDREPPPRPAQVFVVAWAGMRGVVSLAAAFAVPATTLTGAQFPGRPQLVFLTFVVVVGTLLLHGLTLPWLIKRLGVQGDEAHTDAVAAAAAQDKAARAAAARLDDILDQQRADGTIDDVHERAAEILRAWNTRRRNSAWEQLGRDEADIGESPAAAFRRLRLEMLAAERATLIAERDSGHIDDEVLRSVLYGLDLEEATLNRR
- a CDS encoding MarR family winged helix-turn-helix transcriptional regulator — its product is MADADRAELEALIAADMRALSAESEQIGRAFAARHSLAPNDFRALLHIIVAETAGTPLTAGDLRKKMGVSGAAITYLVERMIASGHLRRDSDPADRRKVILRVAEPGRGVASEFFAPLAEHTTRAMAGIPDDDVAAAHRTFVTLLDAMSAFRRDLDD
- a CDS encoding MMPL family transporter translates to MAGRFSWVVALLVVLVSGGLMGVLGGGESSSQSPVSVPSDAESAKVNALRTEFPGGDQAPAILVVTRDDGAPLSPADVAATEAARHRMLGAAQSAPSGPPVLVSDDDKAAVATVPLAADLSGFGLNDAVKGLREAAADGLPSDLKAEVTGGPAFGADIADSFSGANFTLLAVTAAVVALLLIVTYRSPVLFLVPLAVIGFADRVAAVVGTAIAEGVGMTPDGSTSGITSVLVFGAGTNYALLLISRYREELGRNGNHKEALAVAVRAAGPAILASNATVVLALLTLVFASAPSTRSLGVQAASGLVVAAVFVLLVLPALLRVFGKRLFWPLIPKEGAAPLTDSGLWHRIAAAVAKRPVRVAVVSIGALAVLCTGLFFTPIGLTQTEQFRVQAESVTGYETLADHFPSGLTDPTRVIGPSNKAGEIQRAIDDTDGVVSANPAGTSPSGLTQWSVVLSAEPASEEAFSTVDTLRDHVRAVDSAALVGGSDAQARDISTAATRDRMVVIPTILAVVLVVLYVLLRSALAPLILVGVTVLSALAALGLGGWASVHLFGFPALDNSTPLFAFLFLVALGVDYTIFLVTRAREETPEFGTRQGIVRAVSATGAVITSAGIVLAAVFCVLGVLPLIVLTQLGIIVGLGILLDTFLVRTVIIPALFTLIGPRIWWPALRAKP